The genomic region TCTTCGCCCAAAAGCGGGTGCAAAGATATAGAATCTATTTCTAATAATCAAATGGTTTAGCATTTTTTTGCATTAAATTAATTTTTTACCAACTATCTATAAAATAAAAAGAAAAAAGTGCTGATAATTAAAATAATAGCAAAGAATTTAGAAGGTATGAATTTGAACACCTGAAGGCTGACAGATTTATTTGAGCAGATTTTAGTATTTAAAAGTGTGTTTTCAATCCTAATATTTTGAAAAACTTCAGAATCTTCATTACAATTAATTGTCTTCTTAGATCATTCACAGGTTTTTCAGGGAAAACCTGTTTCCACAATTCAGAAACTGATTCAAGAATCTCATCGCGGGTAAACCTGACATGAACCATTCTCTTTACAAAAAGATAAAAGTTTTTCGTTTCCAATTTCTGTATTTCTTCTTTGGAATAATTATTAAGAGTAACAGGAAGAAATGGCTGCCATTTCGTAAAGACCTTCAACAAATTTATTACCCAGTCTTTGTTTCTGATACCCCAGGAAAAATGTTCGATTATAATATCATAAACAACAAAATTCTTATAACCTTTCAGTTTTGCCTGAATACAGATATCATAGTCGTATGCATGAAAGCCATCAAAAGTTTTATCATCAAACATAATCTTTTCGAAGATATTATGGCGCATGCAAAGCCAAACACCATCCAGCAGAACAACTTCCTGTTTGAGTGATCTCTGACTTTTTTGAGCTAAATCAAAAACTGTTTTTCTTTTTTTCGATTTATCAGATTGGATGAAGCTTTTTGCCTGACCTGAAATTGACCATGGTCCTGGAATTCTTGTTGCAATGTCACCGCCTGCAATTCCTATGACACCAACGGTTTCATCACTCAGATGCCTGCAAACCAGTTTACCCCAGTTTTCAGTTTTAAATAAAACATCATCATGTACAAAGCATAAATATGGGAATTTGCTTTTGTGGATGCCTTCATTATATGACGCGAAAATGGAATACTCATTTCTTGAATTATCAATTATAATAAGTTCATAATCCACACCAGTTGTTTCCAGAATATTCTTTTCAAGTTCCGGACTGATAGTTGGATTTTTAGAACAGATAATTATTGATAACATATATAATGCGATGAGGATGGCAGGCAAATTTAGTTTTAATATAGGGAAAAGACAAGATGAATTAAGAATGAAGAACAAACGAACAGTGAATTAAGAACTGAGAAAAACTTCTGCATTCTGAATTCGAAGGTTCTTCGTTCTTAGTTCAAATACAACTTCCCCAAAATAAAAAAGCCCCGGATTTCTCCAGGGCTTCATATTAAAGTCGGCGACGACCTACTCTCCCACAGTTGCAGTACCATCGGCGCTGGCGGGCTTAACTTCTCTGTTCGGAATGGGAAGAGGTGGAACCCCGTCGCTATAGTCACCTTAAGGCTTTTAATACCTTATGACATATCGGTCAAAAAGTTAATAAAATCTTCTCAGAAAGTTTTCGGGTAATTAGTACTGCTCAGCTTTGGCATTACTGCCTTTACACCTGCAGCCTATCGACGTCCTAGTCTAGAACGACCCTTAAAAGAAGCCTCATCTTGGGCTGAGTTTCGTGCTTAGATGCTTTCAGCACTTATCTCATCCAAACATAGCTACCCTGCGATGCAGCTGGCGCCACAGCAGGTACACTAGAGGTTTGTCCAACTCGGTCCTCTCGTACTAGAGTCGGGAACCCTCAAGCTTCTAACGCCCACAACAGATAGGGACCGAACTGTCTCGCGACGTTCTGAACCCAGCTCGCGTGCCACTTTAATCGGCGAACAGCCGAACCCTTGGGACCTTCTTCAGCCCCAGGATGTGACGAGCCGACATCGAGGTGCCAAACCACTCCGTCGATGTGAGCTCTTGGGAGTGATCAGCCTGTTATCCCCGGAGTACCTTTTATCCTTTGAGCGATGGCCCTTCCATACGGAACCACCGGATCACTATATCCTAGTTTCCTACCTGGTCGACTTGTAAGTCTCACAGTCAAGCACCCTTATGCTATTGCGCTCTACGCACGGTTACCAAGC from Bacteroidota bacterium harbors:
- a CDS encoding glycosyltransferase; translated protein: MLSIIICSKNPTISPELEKNILETTGVDYELIIIDNSRNEYSIFASYNEGIHKSKFPYLCFVHDDVLFKTENWGKLVCRHLSDETVGVIGIAGGDIATRIPGPWSISGQAKSFIQSDKSKKRKTVFDLAQKSQRSLKQEVVLLDGVWLCMRHNIFEKIMFDDKTFDGFHAYDYDICIQAKLKGYKNFVVYDIIIEHFSWGIRNKDWVINLLKVFTKWQPFLPVTLNNYSKEEIQKLETKNFYLFVKRMVHVRFTRDEILESVSELWKQVFPEKPVNDLRRQLIVMKILKFFKILGLKTHF